TTTTGATCAAAATGTAGTCGAAGTATTCCCCGATATGATCCAGCGCTCTGTGCCTGGCTATGCCACTATTGTAAGTACGATGGGCAAACTTGCTGGGCAATATGCACAAAGTAATTCTAATTTATATGATTTAGGCTGCTCACTGGGTGCCGTCACGCTTAGCATGCGCCGTAACATTCGTACCGATAACTGCCATATAATAGCCGTAGATAACTCTCAAGCTATGGTTGAACGCTGTAAAGTACATTTACAAGGTTTTAAGTCTGATGTGCCAGTTACTGTCACTTTAGGCGATATTAATGAGCTTGAGATTCAAAATGCATCGGTTGTTGCAATGAACTTTACATTACAGTTTATTCCACATGCTCAGCGCCAAGCGGTGCTTGAAAAAATATACGCGAATTTAAAACCTGGCGGTGTATTGCTGCTAAGCGAAAAAATTAAAGCTGAAAATGAGCAATGCGATAATTTATTAATAGATTTGCACCACGACTTTAAACGTCACAATGGTTACTCTGAGCTTGAAATAAGCCAAAAGCGTACCGCTATTGAAAACGTAATGCGTCCCGACACACTCAGTACTCACGTTAATCGTTTAAGTGACATTGGCTTTAGCCAAACGCAAGTGTGGTATCAATGTTTTAATTTTTGCTCAATGGTAGCAATTAAATAAAGAGAGTTATTAATGTCTCAATGGTTTAATCAATTTTACGCATCTATTGCACAAAGCCCACTTAGCCACTGGTTAGAAACCTTACCTGCGCAATTAAAGCATTGGCAGTTAGAGGCAAGCCACGGCGATTTACCCAAATGGCAAAAAGTGCTTAAAAACTTGCCTGAGGTTTCAACACGCCATGTTGATATTTCTACTAAGGTAGAAATTGGCGCTGCTGGCGAAATAAGTGAAGGTGAACAAAAACAAGCACTGCATTTATTAAAACGTATGATGCCATGGCGTAAAGGCCCATTCACTGTGCACGGTATTGAAATAAATACAGAGTGGCGCAGTGATTGGAAGTGGGACAGACTCCTACCGCATATTGAGCCACTAAAAGGCCGCACTGTTTTAGATATTGGTTGCGGCTCTGGTTATCATTTATGGCGTATGCGCGGTGAAGGTGCAGAATTTGTGGTGGGTATTGATCCATCTGATTTATTTTTATGTCAGTTTCAGGCTATTAAACACTACAACCCAGACGAAAATGTGCATTTATTGCCACTAGGCGTTGAAGCATTACCCGAGCTTAAAGCGTTTGATACGGTTTTTTCGATGGGCGTACTTTATCATCGTCGCTCACCTATCGACTTTTTGGCGCAGCTAAAAGCGCAGCTTCGCCCAGGCGGTGAACTTGTACTTGAAACGTTGGTAATTGAAGGCGACGAAAACACAGTATTAGTCCCTACCGATCGTTACGCTAAAATGCGCAATGTGTGGTTTATTCCAAGTACTGCAGCACTAAAGCTATGGATGGAACGTGTTGGCTTTAAAGATGTGCAAATAAAAGATTGCGCTATTACTACTTTAGATGAACAACGTAAAACCGATTGGATGGAAAACGAGTCATTAATTGATTTTTTAGATCCAAACGATACCAGCAAAACCATTGAGGGTTACCCTGCTCCGCTTAGAGCCATATTAACGGCCAAAGCGTAAAACGTTAAGAGCACCTACGGGTGCTTTTTTGTGTAATTAACAACCTAACAGCGGACAAGTGTCCTTGTTAATTATTTCAAAGGTATATTTGCGCTAGCCGCGCTGTTGCAATTGTTGTAAAATACGCGCGTTTCTAAGCAACCCAAAACAACTATTTTGAGGAAAACCTGTGAGCGAACAAAAACAGTCTCTTAGCTATAAAGACGCGGGCGTAGATATCGACGCTGGTAATGCACTTGTTGAGCGTATTAAAGGCGTAGTTAAAAAAACGCGTCGTCCTGAAGTGATGGGCGGAATTGGTGGTTTTGGCGCACTTTGCGAAATTCCTGAAGGTTATAAGCAACCAGTACTCGTTGCAGGCACAGATGGCGTAGGTACTAAACTACGTTTAGCAATCGATTTAAAAAAGCACGATACTGTTGGTATTGATTTAGTTGCGATGTGTGTAAACGATTTAATAGTTCAAGGTGCTGAACCCCTGTTTTTCCTAGATTACTATGCAACAGGTAAGCTAGATGTAGACACAGCAGCCGACGTAGTGACAGGTATTGGTAAAGGGTGTGAAATTTCAGGTTGCGCCCTAATTGGTGGCGAAACAGCTGAAATGCCAGGTATGTATGATGGTGAAGACTACGACATGGCAGGTTTTTGTACAGGCGTTGTAGAAAAATCAAAAATTATTGATGGCACAAAAGTAGCCGCAGGCGATCAGCTTATTGCCCTTGCGTCAAGCGGCCCTCATTCAAATGGTTTTTCTTTAATTCGTAAAGTCCTTGAAGTGTCAAACGCAGATACCAGCGCTGACTTTGAAGGTAAAACATTAGGCGAAACCTTACTTGAGCCTACGCGTATTTACGTTAAACCTTTACTTGAGTTATTTAAAAGCGTTGACGTACATGCTCTTTCGCACATTACTGGCGGCGGTTTTTGGGAAAACATTCCACGCGTATTGCCTGCGTCGGCAAAAGCTGTTGTTAAAGGTGATAGCTGGCAGTGGCCACCTATTTTTAACTGGTTACAAGAAAACGGCAACATTACTACACATGAAATGTACCGTACATTTAACTGTGGTGTAGGCATGGTTTTAGTGGTCCCTGCAGATAAACTTGAACAAAGCTTAACAATGTTAGAAGACTTGGGCGAAAACGCTTGGCATCTTGGTGAAATTCAAGACGCAGCCGCTGACGAAGAACAAGTTGAAATTGTAGGTGGTGCTAAGTAATGGCACCCACTCGTCTGGTAGTTTTGATCTCAGGCAGTGGCTCTAATTTGCAAGCCATCATAGATGCCTGCGAACGTGGCGAGATAAACGGGCATATAGCGGCTGTCATTAGTAACAAGACAGACGCTTATGGCCTAGAACGCGCTAAACAAGCAGGTATTGCCACAAAGGTGCTCAGTCATAAAGATTTTGACTCGCGCGAAGCGTACGACGCGCAATTAATGAACATTATCGATTCTTTTATGCCGAATCTAGTTGTATTAGCTGGGTTTATGCGTATTCTTACTCCTAGCTTAGTGCAAAAATATGTTGGAAAAATGTTGAACATTCATCCATCTTTGTTGCCTAAGTATCAGGGGCTGAATACCCACCAAAGAGCAATTGATGCAAAAGACGATGTTCATGGCGTAAGTGTTCATTTTGTTACTGAAGAATTAGACGGCGGTCCCGTTATACTTCAGGCGCAAATACCTGTACTCAAGGACGATACAGCAGACACATTAGCAAAACGCGTGCATGAGCAAGAGCATATAATTTATCCTTTGGTGGTCAAATGGTTCAGTGAACACAGACTTACTATGGAAGCAGATTATGCAGTTCTTGACAAAAAACAACTTCCTGCACACGGCGCGCACTACCCACAATAAAAAAATAAGTGCCTTGCTATTATGTGCGGGCGCTTTACTTCCAACTAGCCTGATTGCAGGCGAATTGACCCAGTATCAAGCTAACTATGATATTTTGCGTAAAGGTAAAAATCATGGTGAAGCTGTGCGTGAGCTCAAAAAAATAGCCGACAATACTTACCAGTTAACATACCACAGTAATATTGAGTGGATGATTTTCTCTGACTCTCGTGAAGAAACATCAAAATTTACTTTTCAAAATGGCAAGGTTACTCCGCATCATTACTCGATGATCCGCACCGGTACAGGCCCAGATAAAGACTACAAAATAGACTTTGATACGCAAAATAAAGTAGTCACTAGCAGCAGTAGTGAATACCCACTTGAATGCGAATGGACAGATGATTTTCAGGACGCTATTTCATATCAAGTGCAAGTACGCGAAGGCTTAAAAAAAGGTGAAACAAGTTTTTCATTCCCACTGATTGATAAAAAAGGTAATCGTCGCGACTATAACTTTGAAGTTGTAGGAAAAGAGATGATTCCGTTACCAATCGGAAACGTAGATACAATTAAAGTGAAGCGTTTATACGATAACGATAAACGCCAAGCTATTGCATGGTTTGCACCAGAGATGGATTACATGTTAGTGCGTATGTGGAAAGGTGAAAAAGGTACAGAGCAATTTGAAGTACAAATGAATTCCTTTACAGTTACCCAGCCAACGGCTGTTACAGCAGCGCCGACACCTGTCCAACAATAGCTATTTAGCCTGAACTCTGGATAATCAACCTATCTCGAGCAGCTATTTTCAGGTTATTTAAATAAAATGGGTGAGCTATATAAGTTCACCCATTTTAAATAACACAAACTCCCCTGGCTGCATTTTTTGCCATCGCTCATCATTCGTCAAAGGCCTTGTGGCTATCACTGTTACTACATCGTTTGGTGTGGTTTCTTGTTGAAAATCAACCACCATATCGGCATCAATTAATGTTGCTTTACCAAATGGCGCACGGCGCGTTATGTAATGTAAGTTATTAGTGCAATAAGCTAAAACAAATACGCCATCGGTAAGTAGCATATTAAACACCCCTTTTTCACGCAGTGTATGCGAAAGCTTAGCGGCATATCTGAAAACCGACGCCATATTACTTGGACGCTTAGGGTATTTTTCGCGAATTTTATCAAGCAACCAACAAAACGCCAGTTCGCTATCGGTATTTCCCACCGGACGATAATATTCTGTTTTTAAATCATGATAATTAGACAATTGCCCATTGTGTGCGTATGTAATCTCGCGCCCCCACAACTCACGTGTAAATGGATGAGTGTTTTCTAGACATACTCGCCCGCGGTTACCTTGGCGAATATGGCTAATTACTGACACACTTTTAATAGGGTATGCTTTAACCAGCTTTGCAATTTCGGACTGATAACTCGGCTCAGGATCTTTAAAGGTTCTACAGCCTTTACCCTCATAAAAGGTAATACCCCACCCATCTTTGTGAGGTCCCGTATTCCCACCGCGCTCTAAAAGGCCTGAAAAACTAAAACAGATATCAGTAGGCACATTGGCTGACATACCAAGTAACTCACACATAAAATAAATTAACCTTTAAGTTTATATAGTTAAAAAATTAACCGAAGTAAAAAACCATTAGTGATCACAGTTTTGGTCACACATATATTCTTGTAATTGCTATATTATACCAATTCGCTTAATTTAAATGCTCTATTTTAAGGTGAGAAAATCGTGTCAATAACAAGGAAAAAAATTCGTTCTCTAGTTGCTCTTGGTAATTGCTCCTGTATTGCTCTATCTCCTGCATTCATGCAGTCGTTAGCGTCAGGTTTAATCCCTCAAATTAATTAACCTGAACTTTGGTTAAGAGATTTACTAACGTATTAAATAATGGTGATATTTAAATTTATTTTCTCTAGCCAGAGGTTTTCAGTGAAAACAAGGCGAATTTACGCGTCAATAGCGGGCCTATTGCAAGTAAATTCAACGCAGTTAGCGCTGAAAATAGCTGCTCGAGATAGGTTTATACCAATCTGCTTATATATGGGGTCTATTTAACGTTAAGAAAATTACGCTAGAACTAGGCAAAAATTTTTGTATCTAGTTGTTCTAAATAAAAAATTTTTAACGACGTTATAGTGCAATTTAATTCGTTAAATTGATCAAAGATTTATGCAGTTTGGTATTACTATCCAGAGCTCAGATTAATTAGGTATTATTGCAAATGGGTATTACATATCCTGAATTCAGGGTACTTATTTTCAAAAATTTAATACAGTTATTTTAGAGTAAACACACTTAATTCGCATACCATTAAACACGTCATAATGAAGGAGCAATAATGCATCGATTAAAAGAAAAAGTGGTCTTAGTGACTGGCGCTGCGAGGGGAATTGGGCAAGCTATTGCACAATTATTTTGTGACGAAGGTGCAACTGTAATCCTCAGCGACATTAATGATGAACTAGGCCAAACAGTGTCATCTTCTATAAAAGGTAAAGCTGAGTATCACCATTTAGATGTTTCAAAGGTCGATGACTGGGAATTGATAAGACGTTATATTGAAAGCAAATATGGCAGACTTGATGTATTAATTAATAATGCAGGAATTACGGGATTTCTTGAAACAACAGGGCCTCATGATCCAGAAAATCTAGATATTGAGAGCTGGCATAAGGTGCACAGCGTTAACTTAGATGGTGTCGCTCTAGGGTGTAAAACGGCGATCGCATTGATGAAAAAGTCAACATCAGCAAGCATTGTGAATTTATCGTCTCGCTCTGGCATTGTTGGTATACCTGGAGCCGCAGCTTATGCATCAAGTAAAGCTGCAGTAAGAAATCATAGCAAAACAGTCGCCTTATATTGTGCACAAAACAATTACCCTATTCGCTGCAATTCAATACATCCAGGCGCAATTTTAACGCCAATGTGGGATGCAATGCTAGGTGAAGGAGATGCCAGAGAGTCAGCCATTAAAGCAATCTCTAGTGATATTCCATTAAATACCATGGGAGACGCTAAAGATGTTGCATATGCAGCACTTTACTTAGCTTCTGACGAATCGAAATATGTGACCGGAATTGAACTCAATGTTGACGGTGGTATTTTAGCGGGGAGCTCTGCTTCACCATCAGAAGAATAGTTCAAAAAAATATTTTTATCTGGATCTCTCAACGTTAGGGCATGTTGACCTTTGTGGATTGAAATTTGTTCAATCTGGGGGCAGTTGAATCGCGGCGCGAGGTTTGTAACCGAGTGGGCTAAGTAAAAACCGAGCAACAAAGAGTCAACCGTCCCTAGAATAAATCCAAAGGGCAGCACATGTTTGGCATTTATGCTGCGTTCTCGCCTATTTATGGGGAACAACCACACATCATAGGCTCTGCCTTGCTTAAATACCAAACAGCCTACTGAAAATTCAACCACCAAAGGTCACGTGCCCTAAGGTCTATCGCCATTTCGAACACTCTGTTTGAGTCAGTATTCATAATGTAATAATAAACAGTGACACCGATTTTGTTATAAGATCATAAAATTATAGTTATGATCAACCTTAGCGCGCATAATAATACCAATTGCATCAAATGGTGATCTATTATAGCGCGAAGAAAATAGCACAATAACAAGGCGAAATTGTGACATAGTGTTGTTCTATATGAATAATTTTTAACGCAATTAGTGAATTATTTAATGCGATAGAATGATCATGTTTTTAATAAAATTGGTATATATATGCTGCCAAGGTTTAACCAACAAAGCTTTATTTATATAGCTAACGTTTGTCGTGCCGACTTTAGGTAAACTAATCTCGCCCTTTAACTATTTTTACTATAATTTAACGCTTCAATGTACTTGAAAAATACTGTTACTAGCGCTACTCTAAGTGAGGTGGTCTGACCTCTATTAAGGAATAAAAATGACACTCATATTTACACTCGGTTTAATCGTACTGCTTTGCACTGCGATTTACCACAGAGCGAGTTGGAACACAGCACTTGGTGTTTCTGCCGCAACCCTACTTATAGGTACCTTCGCCGGTGCTTTTGGTTTAATTAGCTGGTTGATCTTCTTGGTCATCGCGGTTCCTCTTTCTGTTACTGGCATTCGTCAGCAATATATCATCAAGCCAATTTTTGCTACGTTTAAAAAAGTAACGCCAAGCATGTCTGATACTGAAAAATCAGCCATTGCCGCCGGTACAACGTGGTGGGAAGCAGATTTATTTTGCGGTAACCCTGATTGGAAAAAGCTTCATCAATACCCTGTACCTAAGCTTACAATTGAAGAACAAGCTTTTGTCGATGGCCCAGTTGAAGAAGTGTGTGCCATGTTGGATGATTGGGAAGCAACACACGAACTAACCGACCTTCCACAAGATGTATGGCAATATCTAAAAGATAATAAATTCTTTGCTATGATCATCAAAAAGGAATACGGCGGTTTAGAGTTTTCTGCATTTGCACAATCATGTGTACTTCAAAAACTAACAAGTAAATCAACGTTACTCTCGTCAACTGTTGGCGTACCTAACTCTTTAGGCCCTGGTGAATTATTACAACACTATGGAACAAAAGAGCAAAAAGACCATTACTTACCGCGTTTAGCTAGCGGCCAAGAAATCCCTTGTTTTGCCTTAACCTCACCAGAAGCGGGCTCTGATGCAAGCTCTATCCCAGACTACGGTGTGGTGTGTAAAGGACAATGGAATGGTGAAGAAGTTGTGGGTATTAGCTTAACGTGGAACAAGCGTTATATTACACTTGCACCCGTTGCAACCGTACTTGGTCTTGCATTTAAATTACAAGATCCAGATGGCTTAATTGGCGACAATAAAGAGCCAGGCATCACCTGTGCACTTATCCCAACAGATACTCCTGGAGTTGAAATTGGTCGTCGACACTTTCCGCTTAACGTACCATTTCAAAATGGTCCTACTCGCGGTAAAGACATTTTTGTACCACTTGATTACATTATTGGTGGGCCAGATATGGCTGGTCAAGGCTGGCGCATGCTGGTTGAATGTTTATCGGTTGGTCGTGCAATTACATTGCCGTCAAACTCTGCCGGTGGCATTAAAATGATTGCTGTAGCAACGGGTGCTTATAGTCGCATTCGTCGTCAGTTCCGTTTACCTATTGGTAAAATGGAAGGTGTTGAAGAGTCACTAGCTAAATTAGCTGGTTATGCTTACAGCTCTGATGCTGCGGTTAGTATGTCTACGGGCGCGGTTGATTTAGGCGAAAAACCATCGGTTGTTTCTGCCATTATTAAATATCACCTTACAGAGCAAATGCGTGATGCAACGATTCATGCAATGGACGTACTTGGTGGTAAGGGCATCATGCTTGGGCCAAATAACTATTTAGGTCGTGGCTATCAAGGTGCACCTATTGCCATTACTGTTGAAGGTGCAAACATCTTGACCCGTAATATGATTATTTACGGTCAAGGTGCAATTCGCTGTCATCCATTTGTACTTACCGAACTAGGTGCGTGCGAAATTGAAGACCGCGAAGAAGCGCTTAATGTATTTGATAAAGCGCTAATGGGTCACATTGGCTTTACTATGTCAAACCTTGTACGTACTAAGTGGCTTGCACTTACTGGTGCTCGCTTTACAAGTGTGCCGTACAACGACGAAACCGCTGAGTTTTATCGTATTGCGTCACGCTTTAGTGCATCGCTTGCACTTATGTCAGACATAAGCATGGCTGTATTTGGCGGATCACTAAAACGTAAAGAACGTATTTCTGCACGTTTAGGTGATTTACTAAGTTACTTATACTTAGTGTCTGCAACGCTTAAGCGTTACAACGACGAAGGCCGTAAAAAAGAGGATTTTGCTCTAGTAAAATGGAGTTGCCAAGATCATCTTTACCATTGCCAACGTGCACTTGCTGACTTAATCAATAACATGCCTTCTGCACCACTACGTGGCGTATTAAAAATATTGTTATTCCCATTTGGCCGCCCAGTACGCAAACCAACGGATCAGCTTGAGCATAAACTTGCTAAGTTACTTCAAGTACCAAGCGAAACACGTAATCGTTTAGCAAGTTACATATACTTAAAAAATGAGCCACTTAACCTTGTAGGTCGTCAAGAGCAAACGCTTAAAGATATCCTTGAGGTTGAACCGTTATTTGACCGTGTATGTAAAGAAAAAGGCCTTAAACTGCCATTTTTCCAGCTGGATAAAGTAGCGCAAATGGGACTAGAAGCTGGCATATTAAGCCAAGCAGAAGCTGATAAACTTGCTGCTGTTGAACAGTCTCGTTTAGATGTTATTAACGTTGATGACTTTGATCCTGCTGACTTACTTGCAGGTAAAGCCGCGCGTAATAGCGTAGTAAAAAATGCTGATGCGGCTTAACTAATTTAGTAAAGCAAGCAGCCCTGCTGTAAAAACAATCCAAACCAGCGCATAATGCGCTGGTTTGGATTGTGCAAAATAAACCTGCAACAAGCACCATGGTAAGCATAAACTCAACAAAATCATATTCAATCTATCAAACGTAATGCTGTAAGTTACAAAGGTCGCTAAAAATAACAGCATTCTAGGGCCTGTTGACCTTTCAGGATTAAAATTTGTTCAATCTAGGGGCGATTTAATCGCGGCGTGAGGTTTGTAACCTAGTGGGCTAAGTAAAAACCGAGCAACAAAGAGTAAATTGCCCCTAGGCAGAACCCAAGGGCAGCGCATGTTTGCCATTTATGCTGCGTTATCGCCTATTTATGGGGAATAACCACACTACATAGGCTCTGCCTTGCCTAAATACCAAACAGTCTGCTGCAAATTTAACCTCGAAAGATAAACAGGCCCTAGGTATAAACTGGCTAATATAAAACGTCCGTGCTTTTTGGCATGTCTTAAAAAACAAGCAATATTGTGCATAAACTTTAGCGCAATCAAATTGTAATGAGCTGCAAAATAATATAATAAAAGCCATAGCCACAGCATAAAGTACATTTACGAGATCAGCACGCTCAGCGACTAACGTAGTCGAGGCCATAAACACACATAAAAGTAACGACATACGCCATACCAGTGTCCAGCTGTGGTTTACAAAGTAGCAAAACCAAAAACCAAACAGTGACCGAACACTAACACGCCCATTTATATTAACTCTAGGTATAAGCAAGCTAATGCTAAAGATGATTGAAAAACCAATATGATAAATAAGCGGCGGTATGTCGATGGGAGTGAATAAAAAAAGGCCGCTTAATATAAAACCATAAACCAGTGCGCTAGGTTTGTATCAACACACAATGCCTAATCCTAACTGAATAAACATAAATACTATAAAATGCGGCACCTTTAACCACTGTGCAAAGGTAAGATCAAGCGCTATCAACAAACTAGCGATAAGCCAGCCATTGCTGATAAATAACAATTTAATATCGGCAAGGTGAAGCCAGCTAGGGTGAGCGATCGTAAGTTGAAACAGCCGTTGGTTACTATTTTTAATCGCCAGTTTCATTGCGCTTATCATCACGCTTTGCAATAACAAGTAAAATAGTGCCATTTGCGCGCCATATAAAGGCGTATCTGCACTATCTATAATTTTCCCTAAACCTAAAAAAAGCAATAATACAAAACCAAGAGCGGATGATCCCAACACCACTAAAAATAACAAACCAAAGTTTTTTAGCTGTTGAAGCAATTGCTTAAGCTCAAACGTGTACGCTAAATACCGGTAACCTATAAACGCGAGATACTGATTAAGTTTGCTTTTTATACTTATGATACTCATAGCGAGATACACTTAAAACCATGCTCAATAAACACAGCGGGCTCATGGCAAGTAATGATAATTTGCCCATTGGGTTTGTCAGCCAAATAAGCATCGAGTTGGCTTAAAAGATAATGAATACTGGTTTGATCGAGCGCAGCACTTGGCTCATCTAATAATAAATAAGGTGATTTACGCATTAATGCTAAAATTAGCTGGCATTTTTTTTGATTGCCCGACGACAGTGCTTCGAATCGCGTATTTAAAAATGCATTAAAGTTAAACCCGTTAACCAGCGAATGGGGCCAATCGCAACCTAATGTGTTAACAGATAAATCAATAATTTGATTTGCAGTTAAAAAATCTGGTAACGCAATACGGTCACTGGCAATTGCTACGGCTTTTGTTGGAGTGTTCAATCGGCTACCAGCAAATACAAGTGAACCACTTTGCGGCTTTTCAAGCCCTGCCAACATCATCAGTAATGTCGTTTTTCATTGGCCGTTAGGCGCTTCAATACACCCCTTTTGATCTGAAAAAACTTTGTTGTAATCTTTAAAAACAACATTGCCAGAAAATTGCTTATTTAGGCCAATGACTTCAATCATAAATATATCCTTTAATGTGAAGTGTCATTATAGCTATTGACATATTTAAAACGACAGACCCTTTGTAACACTTTGTTGCAGTTAACAATCAGTAATCACTTGCGTTTAAAAAGTGTTCAGGTGAGACTAAAAATTCAAAACAATAAACAACAGGATGTCGATATGAAACAGTCTTTAAAATTAGCAAGCCTTACCTGTGCGATAACGCTGGCATTGGCTGGTTGTAGCCAGTCAACAGTATTTAATAGCACCGCGAATCCGCAAGTTACTCAAACTCAATCAGTTAAAAATTATGACGCTGGTACCTTTTTTGATACTACCTCTATCACAGGAAATAGTTTCTCCTCAACAGGCGACAAAATTTTAGTCAGTAGTGATGAAAGTGGTATTTACAGCTTGTACGAAGTAGATGCGAAAACTGGCGGAAAAACTCGTTTAACCAACTTTGAGGACAGCACTTATCCTGTGCGTTACTTTCCAAATGATGATCGAGTGCTATTTACCAAAGATTCAGGTGGGAATGAACGATACCATGTGTACGTGCGTGAAGCTGATGGCACAATGACAGATCTAACGCCAGGGGATGAAACCCGCGCCAGCTTTGCCGGTTTTACCAACGATGGTAGCCAATTTTTCATCACCAGTAACAAGCGCGATGCTAAATTTATGGACTTATACCGTGTTGATAGTAAAACCTACGCAGTAACACCTATTTATCAAAACACCTTAGGACTAAACGTGGGTGCAATCAGCCCCGACGGCCGTTATATCGCACTATCCAAAAGTAATACTAACAAAGACAGCGATACTTTTATTCTTGATACGTTTAAAAAGTCACTCAAACCGCAGTTAATTTCAAAGCATGATACACCAGCGCAATATAGCCCTGAAACCTTCTCTGTTGATAGTAATTATTTATATTACTCAACAGACGCTAAAGGTGAGTTTTCACAGGTATGGCGTTATGACTTAGCCACAGGTGAACATAGCGCTGCATTAAAAGATGATTGGGATGTGAGTTTTATTTATTTCTCTAAATCGGGGCGTTATCAAGTAAGTGGTGTAAATGCTGACGCTAGCACCAAAGTAACCGTGATCGATACCCAAACAGGCAAAGAAATTGCGATGCCTACATTACCCGCAGGCAACTTACGCAGCGTTAACTTCTCAAATGACGAAAAAACGATGGCGTTTTATCTAAACTCAGATACGTCGCCAAGTAATTTATTTGTGTGGCAAGTTGGCAGCAATCAAGCAAAACAGCTTACAAATACACTAAGTAAAGAAATTAACCAAAACGACTTAGTTGAAAGCACAATCGTTCGCTTTAAAAGTTTTGATGGCCTTGAAATACCTGGCGTTTTATACAAACCAAAACAAGCAAGCAGCACAAATAAAGTTCCTGCGCTTATTTGGGTGCACGGCGGACCAGGTGGGCAAAGCCGCACCGGTTACAGTGCCATGCAGCAACATTTAGTGAATCACGGTTACGCCATTTTTGCCGTTAATAACCGTGGCAGCTCAGGCTATGGTAAAACATTTTTCCACCTAGATGATAAAAAACACGGCACCGACGACTTACAAGATATTGTATTTGGTAAGCAGCACTTACAAGGTCTGGATTGGGTTGATGCTGATAGAATCGGTATTATGGGCGGCAGCTATGGCGGCTTTATGACCGCAGCAGCGCTGGCTTTTGAACCGGAAGAATTTAAAGTCGGCATTAATATTTTTGGCGTGACAAACTGGGTACGTACCCTAAATTCTATTCCACCTTGGTGGGAAAGCTTTAAAAAGTCACTGTACGATGAAATGGGCGATCCAGCGACTGACGGTGAACGTCATCGTGCTATTTCACCATTATTTCACGCTAAGAATATCACCAAACCATTAATGGTTATTCAAGGTGCGAACGATCCGCGCGTTTTACAAGTAGAAAGTGATGAACTGGTTGCTGCGGTAAAAGCCAATGGCGTACCCGTAGAATATGTGTTGTTTGAT
The window above is part of the Pseudoalteromonas aliena SW19 genome. Proteins encoded here:
- the purM gene encoding phosphoribosylformylglycinamidine cyclo-ligase: MSEQKQSLSYKDAGVDIDAGNALVERIKGVVKKTRRPEVMGGIGGFGALCEIPEGYKQPVLVAGTDGVGTKLRLAIDLKKHDTVGIDLVAMCVNDLIVQGAEPLFFLDYYATGKLDVDTAADVVTGIGKGCEISGCALIGGETAEMPGMYDGEDYDMAGFCTGVVEKSKIIDGTKVAAGDQLIALASSGPHSNGFSLIRKVLEVSNADTSADFEGKTLGETLLEPTRIYVKPLLELFKSVDVHALSHITGGGFWENIPRVLPASAKAVVKGDSWQWPPIFNWLQENGNITTHEMYRTFNCGVGMVLVVPADKLEQSLTMLEDLGENAWHLGEIQDAAADEEQVEIVGGAK
- the cmoB gene encoding tRNA 5-methoxyuridine(34)/uridine 5-oxyacetic acid(34) synthase CmoB — translated: MSQWFNQFYASIAQSPLSHWLETLPAQLKHWQLEASHGDLPKWQKVLKNLPEVSTRHVDISTKVEIGAAGEISEGEQKQALHLLKRMMPWRKGPFTVHGIEINTEWRSDWKWDRLLPHIEPLKGRTVLDIGCGSGYHLWRMRGEGAEFVVGIDPSDLFLCQFQAIKHYNPDENVHLLPLGVEALPELKAFDTVFSMGVLYHRRSPIDFLAQLKAQLRPGGELVLETLVIEGDENTVLVPTDRYAKMRNVWFIPSTAALKLWMERVGFKDVQIKDCAITTLDEQRKTDWMENESLIDFLDPNDTSKTIEGYPAPLRAILTAKA
- a CDS encoding DUF3108 domain-containing protein, which gives rise to MTKNNFLHTARTTHNKKISALLLCAGALLPTSLIAGELTQYQANYDILRKGKNHGEAVRELKKIADNTYQLTYHSNIEWMIFSDSREETSKFTFQNGKVTPHHYSMIRTGTGPDKDYKIDFDTQNKVVTSSSSEYPLECEWTDDFQDAISYQVQVREGLKKGETSFSFPLIDKKGNRRDYNFEVVGKEMIPLPIGNVDTIKVKRLYDNDKRQAIAWFAPEMDYMLVRMWKGEKGTEQFEVQMNSFTVTQPTAVTAAPTPVQQ
- a CDS encoding class II glutamine amidotransferase, whose amino-acid sequence is MCELLGMSANVPTDICFSFSGLLERGGNTGPHKDGWGITFYEGKGCRTFKDPEPSYQSEIAKLVKAYPIKSVSVISHIRQGNRGRVCLENTHPFTRELWGREITYAHNGQLSNYHDLKTEYYRPVGNTDSELAFCWLLDKIREKYPKRPSNMASVFRYAAKLSHTLREKGVFNMLLTDGVFVLAYCTNNLHYITRRAPFGKATLIDADMVVDFQQETTPNDVVTVIATRPLTNDERWQKMQPGEFVLFKMGELI
- the cmoA gene encoding carboxy-S-adenosyl-L-methionine synthase CmoA, which translates into the protein MTIKDSIYASEQQVKDFSFDQNVVEVFPDMIQRSVPGYATIVSTMGKLAGQYAQSNSNLYDLGCSLGAVTLSMRRNIRTDNCHIIAVDNSQAMVERCKVHLQGFKSDVPVTVTLGDINELEIQNASVVAMNFTLQFIPHAQRQAVLEKIYANLKPGGVLLLSEKIKAENEQCDNLLIDLHHDFKRHNGYSELEISQKRTAIENVMRPDTLSTHVNRLSDIGFSQTQVWYQCFNFCSMVAIK
- the purN gene encoding phosphoribosylglycinamide formyltransferase, which translates into the protein MAPTRLVVLISGSGSNLQAIIDACERGEINGHIAAVISNKTDAYGLERAKQAGIATKVLSHKDFDSREAYDAQLMNIIDSFMPNLVVLAGFMRILTPSLVQKYVGKMLNIHPSLLPKYQGLNTHQRAIDAKDDVHGVSVHFVTEELDGGPVILQAQIPVLKDDTADTLAKRVHEQEHIIYPLVVKWFSEHRLTMEADYAVLDKKQLPAHGAHYPQ